The Allocoleopsis franciscana PCC 7113 genome window below encodes:
- a CDS encoding tyrosine-type recombinase/integrase — translation MKPETVLEAYQLFFELPESQSNPRLKDNLRTTLRRLVLPSYGFTEVELRKNFEGCLAKVSLRQFQNAETIFNNALLVQPNQEKSISYGSVRNYRSALTRFLVWLQQQDWYGSLTAIAIAADKSNLAPPIRNGRTIVKDLAAKKQLNDKFEHLNPEDVQRYGLSEKELNRRGATQLKALHKFWTDTEVKERKGPAISAAMFKAFKDGILCFFGWLKTEKLELQENFSLELIADFEQLQAFISWGILEQGKDYNWATDIAKVALLVTQWLNQHSKRHDFGDIPQVKQLRKYIRELELEARVDLKPYALKLAQITEPLKTQLQHFHKFCTDKEVPARKTRPICEQTFQTYQQGISYFLGWCHNIQGVPLEDLRLEQITSLELLKQFVEWGVNQRGNGYGWAAQVAYAALVVAKWLNPQSKRRNFSDIEQVEDIREYVRYLRDQHRHEEPRRNLDEQRMTFHEAQKVVEYLKQCCSPLDKYGEERSERAVMKSWQRYLIVAIFTYCPVRQREVRELELNKTLFREADGYWVKLTQKQHKAGSKTCKGREYPLPLHLTADLDEWLQKWRPLVPTSHNLVFICMGSNHSPSSRGNPLTAGDMSDLVSAAVYKATSILFEVPRRTSPHMFRRIAITYQRRYGRPEQKEALAELMGHTVAEADRTYNEETSRERTLKASDWWKLEPQPRPPQTGDSTPPLVKDWIEEDELELKHLHSKTYSNDNLRCLRDQALLVIWALQELTGAEMHRLNVGDLVERDGQFWLEVASNKGSRTVLLKTAIAHIVQRYLEARKAVGESLTEDSPLFIGIGNRSGGDRLTPWSISFVVKHYLGPISQIKSVDSKQSYQRLLPC, via the coding sequence ATGAAGCCCGAAACAGTTTTAGAAGCTTATCAACTGTTTTTTGAGTTACCAGAATCTCAGTCCAATCCCAGGCTTAAAGACAATCTGCGAACAACTCTGCGACGATTAGTGCTGCCCAGTTATGGCTTTACAGAGGTCGAGTTACGTAAAAATTTCGAGGGGTGTTTAGCAAAAGTTTCGCTGCGGCAGTTCCAAAATGCCGAGACAATATTTAACAACGCCCTTCTGGTTCAGCCCAACCAAGAGAAATCAATCTCCTACGGCTCTGTAAGAAATTACCGTTCGGCGCTCACAAGATTTTTAGTGTGGTTGCAGCAACAGGATTGGTATGGTTCACTTACTGCAATCGCTATAGCTGCTGACAAGAGTAATTTGGCACCCCCAATACGGAATGGCAGAACTATTGTTAAAGACCTGGCGGCAAAAAAACAACTTAATGACAAGTTTGAGCATCTCAACCCAGAGGATGTCCAACGGTATGGTCTTTCAGAAAAGGAACTTAACCGACGAGGAGCTACACAACTCAAAGCACTTCACAAGTTTTGGACGGATACAGAAGTCAAGGAACGCAAAGGACCTGCCATCTCAGCGGCGATGTTCAAAGCTTTTAAAGATGGTATCCTTTGCTTTTTCGGGTGGCTTAAAACTGAAAAACTGGAGCTACAAGAAAATTTCTCTCTAGAACTGATCGCCGACTTTGAACAATTGCAAGCTTTCATTAGCTGGGGCATATTGGAGCAGGGGAAAGATTATAACTGGGCTACCGACATAGCCAAGGTCGCGCTTTTAGTAACTCAATGGCTTAATCAACACTCAAAGCGCCATGATTTTGGAGATATTCCTCAAGTTAAACAACTACGGAAGTACATTCGTGAGCTAGAACTCGAAGCAAGAGTTGACCTCAAGCCTTATGCTCTCAAACTTGCCCAGATAACTGAGCCACTGAAAACACAACTACAGCATTTTCACAAGTTTTGCACGGACAAGGAAGTTCCGGCTAGAAAGACACGTCCAATCTGTGAGCAAACATTCCAAACCTATCAACAAGGCATCTCCTACTTTCTTGGCTGGTGTCACAATATTCAGGGAGTACCGCTAGAAGATCTTCGCCTAGAACAGATAACTTCCCTTGAGCTGCTCAAACAGTTTGTCGAGTGGGGAGTCAATCAAAGAGGGAATGGTTATGGCTGGGCTGCTCAGGTCGCCTACGCAGCTCTTGTTGTAGCTAAGTGGCTCAATCCCCAATCAAAGCGCAGAAATTTTAGTGATATTGAGCAAGTTGAAGACATCCGAGAGTATGTCCGCTATCTCAGAGACCAACACCGACATGAGGAGCCGCGCCGTAATTTAGATGAACAACGGATGACCTTTCACGAGGCTCAAAAAGTTGTCGAATATCTCAAACAGTGTTGCAGTCCTTTAGACAAGTACGGTGAGGAGCGCTCCGAAAGAGCTGTGATGAAGTCTTGGCAGCGTTACTTGATCGTAGCCATCTTTACTTACTGTCCAGTTCGTCAGCGAGAAGTTCGAGAACTGGAATTAAATAAGACACTGTTTCGGGAGGCGGATGGATATTGGGTTAAGTTGACCCAAAAACAGCACAAAGCTGGCAGTAAGACTTGTAAAGGAAGAGAATATCCGTTACCTCTTCACTTGACCGCCGATTTGGATGAATGGCTGCAAAAATGGCGACCGTTGGTGCCAACATCTCATAATTTAGTCTTCATCTGCATGGGTTCCAATCACAGTCCCTCTAGTCGTGGGAACCCCTTAACTGCTGGTGATATGAGCGATTTAGTTTCGGCTGCTGTGTACAAAGCCACTTCAATTCTCTTCGAGGTTCCTCGCCGCACATCGCCACATATGTTTCGTCGGATTGCCATTACTTATCAGCGTCGCTATGGTCGCCCGGAACAAAAAGAGGCTCTCGCCGAGTTGATGGGGCACACTGTTGCTGAAGCCGATCGCACTTACAATGAAGAGACGAGCCGGGAGAGAACGCTCAAAGCATCAGATTGGTGGAAACTTGAGCCGCAGCCAAGGCCGCCCCAAACAGGTGACTCTACACCGCCCCTCGTCAAGGATTGGATTGAAGAAGATGAGCTTGAGCTGAAACACCTGCACTCCAAAACCTACTCAAATGACAATCTAAGGTGTCTGCGAGACCAAGCGTTGCTTGTCATCTGGGCGTTACAGGAACTGACCGGGGCAGAAATGCACCGACTTAATGTAGGTGATTTAGTTGAACGGGATGGTCAGTTTTGGTTGGAAGTGGCTAGCAATAAGGGGAGCAGAACTGTGCTGTTGAAGACGGCGATCGCTCATATTGTGCAGCGTTACTTGGAAGCACGTAAAGCCGTAGGAGAGAGTCTAACAGAGGACAGTCCTCTATTCATCGGGATTGGCAACCGCTCAGGAGGAGACCGTTTAACTCCTTGGAGCATCAGTTTCGTTGTCAAGCATTATCTAGGACCAATTTCTCAAATTAAATCTGTTGATAGTAAGCAGAGCTACCAAAGGCTGCTTCCTTGTTGA
- a CDS encoding DUF3854 domain-containing protein gives MSLQNVTSAVSAGESTEDSTNCKNFNYNLSPHSNEEDEPQASLRPKHYQECIEKRGLKPAWIEANCRSLTAEEATQRLGYTAKSGGILLEGEGIQVQFRPDKPWRNEGEKKAAKYRSPQGDYDAMLPVCPNDPRYWTDLEALKAKCYQIEGHPCLLITEGPFKAIAGCSNDIPTIALLGVEMGMTSSKADVQGKRYLVPSLERLAKAGFGFIIAFDADALSNPGVILAQLKLGKQLLKFKVPIYSATGLWSEEQGKGMDDYLQAHGADKFKREILGKVVNLEAWERQFANSEADGDKPCKRPPKAAAMASHLAEKYQQLLAWHDKEQCWYCYEAEAPGIWSEESDIAVGAVILAQLEATVGPIFGSAYLADVLKLLKHKLLRKRWNERNGLIPLIDGVLRKDTLELLPHSPSYNLTWSLPIRWADRSIGCDPIKSWMLEIMKGDRALVEVLRALLNCVIFGRANYQRYLEAIGPGGTGKGTFFRLATALIGDKNVFPSTLKNLEENRFELAAAAKAKLIIITEAEKYGGEVNVLKAITGEDKNRIEIKGRQQKCGDGFTFKGFVMLSANEPCQNADYTSGLERRRLSVPFTVQTPPEFRRDLNEEFQPYLAGLLEWVLTMPEAEVRALVVNTNKSVPTLAKVRGEALCDANPLADWLDNCIVLDPDSKTYVGLDNAERTADWLYANYTIFTRQTNGRPIGQRRYTKLLEDLCCNQLKLSGVKRGRDRGGSYFTGLKIRTDQDTAPRPITGNEPPEPPDTPPPPNPTPVTENEDVCDGFVTAETLDSDGCDGCDAFLEVNEENENFSAQRADLEPTPTEEHPSHAPVTSITTHHNPSHPSHEPDYSTFPHRASDNVQAKRNLANKIKEQLLLAHSKEELTAVKQKHGENQTNWVWHSLLTNAERGKVSAIAQTEQLNLLSSAPGPAQVEESTSGAELAQAVEVFASGDKIFHPEFGEGVVEEQIQDMLFCRFACGKRSPWVWEVRTT, from the coding sequence ATGTCATTACAGAACGTCACCAGTGCCGTCAGCGCTGGTGAAAGCACTGAAGATTCAACAAATTGCAAGAATTTTAACTACAATTTGTCACCCCATTCTAACGAAGAGGATGAACCGCAAGCAAGTCTTAGACCGAAGCACTACCAGGAATGTATTGAAAAGCGGGGATTAAAGCCCGCTTGGATTGAGGCAAACTGTCGCTCGCTTACCGCAGAAGAAGCCACCCAGCGCCTGGGCTATACAGCCAAATCGGGAGGAATTTTGCTGGAAGGTGAAGGCATCCAGGTTCAGTTCCGCCCCGACAAGCCCTGGAGGAATGAGGGAGAGAAGAAAGCTGCGAAGTACCGTTCGCCGCAGGGCGACTACGACGCAATGCTGCCTGTCTGCCCCAATGACCCACGCTACTGGACTGACCTGGAAGCGCTTAAAGCAAAGTGCTACCAGATCGAAGGACATCCCTGTTTGTTAATTACGGAGGGTCCCTTCAAGGCGATCGCCGGTTGCTCAAACGACATTCCCACGATCGCGTTACTGGGAGTCGAAATGGGGATGACTTCTAGCAAGGCTGATGTTCAAGGTAAACGCTATCTAGTCCCGTCACTGGAACGCCTTGCTAAAGCTGGATTCGGCTTCATTATCGCGTTCGACGCTGATGCACTCAGCAATCCAGGCGTGATTTTGGCGCAATTAAAGCTCGGCAAACAGCTTCTAAAATTTAAAGTGCCGATATACTCCGCGACTGGTCTGTGGAGCGAGGAGCAGGGCAAGGGCATGGATGATTACCTCCAGGCGCATGGAGCCGATAAATTTAAGCGCGAGATTCTCGGAAAAGTTGTCAACCTTGAAGCATGGGAACGGCAGTTCGCCAATTCTGAAGCTGATGGAGACAAACCCTGCAAACGACCGCCAAAAGCGGCTGCAATGGCATCGCATCTTGCTGAGAAGTATCAGCAGTTGCTAGCTTGGCACGATAAGGAGCAATGCTGGTATTGCTATGAAGCAGAAGCACCCGGTATTTGGTCAGAGGAGTCCGATATTGCGGTAGGAGCGGTCATTTTAGCTCAACTCGAAGCCACAGTGGGACCAATCTTCGGGTCTGCCTATCTTGCTGATGTACTCAAGCTACTAAAGCATAAGCTGCTCAGAAAACGCTGGAATGAGCGAAATGGATTGATTCCCCTGATTGATGGAGTGTTGCGTAAAGACACGTTGGAGCTACTGCCGCACTCTCCCAGCTACAACCTCACCTGGAGCCTGCCGATTCGCTGGGCAGACCGCTCAATCGGCTGCGACCCCATCAAATCCTGGATGCTGGAAATCATGAAAGGCGATCGCGCTTTAGTTGAAGTTTTACGAGCGCTGCTTAACTGCGTAATCTTCGGTCGCGCCAACTACCAGCGGTATCTGGAAGCAATTGGTCCCGGTGGAACGGGAAAGGGTACGTTTTTCCGGTTGGCAACTGCCTTGATCGGCGATAAAAATGTGTTTCCGTCAACTCTCAAGAACTTGGAGGAAAACCGTTTTGAGCTGGCGGCAGCAGCTAAAGCCAAGCTGATTATTATCACCGAGGCTGAGAAGTATGGAGGTGAAGTAAATGTCTTGAAAGCTATCACGGGTGAGGACAAAAACCGGATTGAGATTAAAGGCAGGCAGCAAAAGTGCGGTGATGGTTTCACCTTCAAAGGATTCGTGATGCTATCAGCTAACGAACCCTGCCAGAATGCCGACTACACCAGTGGGTTGGAACGGCGGCGTTTGTCAGTTCCTTTTACTGTGCAGACGCCACCGGAATTCCGCCGCGACCTGAATGAGGAATTCCAGCCCTACCTAGCAGGATTGCTGGAATGGGTGCTGACTATGCCAGAAGCCGAAGTGCGAGCGCTAGTCGTCAACACCAACAAGTCTGTGCCAACGCTAGCCAAAGTCAGAGGCGAAGCATTGTGTGATGCCAACCCGCTGGCAGATTGGTTGGACAACTGTATCGTGTTAGACCCAGACAGCAAAACCTACGTCGGCTTGGATAACGCAGAGCGCACAGCCGACTGGCTCTACGCCAACTATACAATCTTTACTCGCCAAACCAACGGTCGCCCGATCGGACAGCGACGTTACACCAAACTCCTAGAGGATTTGTGCTGCAATCAGCTCAAACTTTCTGGAGTGAAGCGAGGACGCGATCGCGGAGGTTCCTACTTTACTGGGTTGAAAATTCGCACAGACCAAGATACAGCCCCCCGACCCATCACAGGAAACGAACCACCAGAACCACCCGATACTCCACCACCTCCTAATCCAACTCCTGTGACGGAAAACGAGGATGTTTGTGATGGATTTGTGACGGCTGAAACCCTTGATAGTGATGGATGTGATGGATGTGATGCTTTTCTGGAGGTTAATGAAGAGAATGAAAATTTCAGCGCACAGAGGGCAGATTTAGAGCCAACTCCAACTGAAGAACATCCATCACACGCACCCGTCACATCCATCACAACCCATCACAACCCATCACACCCATCACACGAACCTGACTACAGCACCTTCCCTCACCGAGCCAGCGATAATGTGCAGGCAAAGCGAAATCTGGCTAACAAAATTAAAGAACAGCTACTGTTAGCCCACAGTAAGGAGGAGCTAACCGCTGTCAAACAAAAACACGGTGAAAACCAAACCAACTGGGTCTGGCACAGCCTCCTGACCAATGCTGAGCGGGGAAAGGTAAGTGCGATCGCTCAAACGGAGCAGCTTAATTTACTCAGCTCAGCCCCAGGTCCTGCTCAGGTAGAGGAATCGACATCGGGGGCAGAATTGGCACAGGCTGTCGAGGTGTTTGCTTCAGGCGACAAAATATTTCACCCCGAATTTGGTGAAGGGGTTGTCGAGGAGCAAATACAAGATATGCTCTTTTGCCGATTTGCCTGCGGTAAGCGCTCGCCTTGGGTTTGGGAGGTGCGTACCACATAA
- a CDS encoding plasmid partition protein ParG, producing the protein MSNPKHITVRVYLPSEDFKRQFQAACALEGRKMSDVLLELMEDWLAQRAGSDDKSTGKREEGQ; encoded by the coding sequence TTGTCGAACCCAAAGCACATCACCGTTCGCGTCTATCTGCCTAGCGAAGACTTTAAGCGGCAATTTCAAGCTGCCTGCGCGTTAGAGGGGCGTAAAATGAGTGATGTGTTACTGGAGCTGATGGAGGATTGGCTAGCACAAAGAGCAGGTTCCGATGACAAGTCAACTGGCAAGCGCGAGGAAGGGCAGTGA